DNA from Balaenoptera acutorostrata chromosome 14, mBalAcu1.1, whole genome shotgun sequence:
GCAGAGCATGTCAAAGTCTTGCTCAAAAACCTCAATGACAAACTTCCCACTATGCTTAGATTCAAACCCAAATGCTTACATGATCTATGATAGGGTTCGGAACACACTTCCCTAAAATATGGCATGTTGGCACCTTGAATATCTTCAGCTGAAGAAATTTGAGAAAATGCCAGAAGCAGGAAGGTCGCTGACTTCCCTCCACTCACACTTCTGAGAAACAGGTCATAGAATCTTCCCTATACTGAGGAGGAATATATTCTGCCACCAGGGAAAGGGAATTTGGGGATGAGAAATCTATACAAACAAATCTTGTTAAATAACACTTATCCTCCCAGTTACTTCTTCACCATTTACTATCCCTTTCCCTTTCAGTTCTGCACaaactaatgtttttttttttgtttgtttgtttgtttatttgtctaAAAGGAATAAACACTTCTTGTTCTGGTCACTTCCCCAAGTCCTTATTCTCCTGTGAAGTTTCACATGTACATGtaaaatttcagttaaatttgtatgcttttctcttgttctgtctttgtcagtttaatctTCAGACCCAGACAAGGACCCTAAAAGggttgaagaaaatgttttcctcccccatccctgtAAGAGGTCAACTACTGTAGAGCCTGCTATCTCTAATCAAATGTCTTCCTACTTTTTCTGAGGTCACCATTCCTTGCTGTGTCAGAAGCcttactcttttttaaatatgtgaGGCATTCTCTCACCTCAGGTTTTtggtattttctgtttcctcttcttagAATGCTCTCTCCTGAGATGTTTGCACAACTTGctctttgatttatatttcttcttagaTGTCAGTGATGTAGAGAATATCCTGACTActcaatctaaaataaaataaagtttttttttggaGTTTCTAAGACTTTCTGGAATACTATCCATTTAGTGCTTTACATTGTTATTGTCTTTCTTGCCTATTCAAACATAAAAATTGTGATCACAGGACAACTGTTGTTCTCTACATTGTCCCCTACCATTTTGGAAAGAGGCTGACATAGTAAGGtgtctaataaatatttgtcaactaCATGAATGGATAATGTACCCTCACTTTTTAGAGATTTCTAACTCAGAAAATTCATATCCACATACCTATTGTTCTGCATTTCTATGAAACTTCATTTTTAATGACCTGATAAAAATCATGGGTGTCCCAACCTTTAACCTTCATTAAATTACTTCCTCCGCTGAAACTAATAAACACCTCTGGGTAAACATTATATGAAAATTTGGCATGTTTCACTgattcaatataaaattattaagttCAAACATATAAGTAGTTGGAGATTCAGATATGTAAGACATTATCCACTTTCCAGGAGCTGTCACTCAAAAGAAGGGGACAGACAAGTGAACTGCTAGTGTATAAAATACTGAGGTACTTCGGTTTACCACCAAGCCTCTCTCTTTCTGTGCCGATAGCACTCTCGCAAACATGGTGAATGTTCCTAAAGCCTGCTGGACTTTCTGTAAGGAACTTAAAACTCCCTGTGCTCAGACAGAAATGAGTCTGTTACAGCCCACTTCTGTGCTGTTCCTTCTTCACTCTGACTTGTAAACAAGACCTAGTAGGGCAATCACCAACCCCACAAAGTGACACAATACAAGAAGGGCAAGGAGTCTCTGTATGCCCAGGGAAAGCGGCCTTATGACAGGAAGCAGAGTGGCTATGGTGGGCAGACTAAGCCGATATTCCAGAAAAAGGCTAAAACTACAAAGAAGATTGTGCTGAGGTTTGAATGTATTGAGCCCAACTGCAGATCTAAGAGAATGCTGACTATTAAGAGATGCAAGCATTTTGAGCTGGGAGGAGATAAGAAGAGAAAGCACCAAGTGATCCAGTTCTGAgcttcatattttgttttattatgaagataataaaaaatgTGAGATTGTttccttcaaataaaataaaataaaataaaataaaatattgagataGAGGGTAACACATGTTTCCTGATGAACACATTAGGAGAGGCCCCTCATCTAGAATTGTAGATGAAAATAGATTCTCAGGGGAGATTGTGGCTGCATTGATTATGAAAGGgatttctcaaaattgttttcattccaacactattttataatttctcaaaTTTTAGCCAACTAAGTTGCAGTTCTACTTTATAAGTTATTGATAAAAATGTTAGATTGTATCAGGCAAAGTTTGGCAGAAGAACTGGAAAATTTCCCCTGAACCAATACTAATTACAGATTGCTAATCACTGAATTTAAGTCCCTGACCAGTAGAATACCTACACAACCATATTATGTAAAACATATTCAGtgctgataattttttaaaaagtgacatttgGAAGAGACGGAACTGCTTTATTGGAGACAAGATGTATCATATTCGCTCTTTCTTGCTATCAACAAAGCCTATCATGTTGTCATAGAAAGAAATTTGTTTGACAATCATGTTTTacttgtgaatttaaaaaaaaaaaaacaaaagcatttccTAAGATGCATTAAATGAGATTTTATAAGAATTCTTATCTTAAAAATCtgaggaattttaaaatacatgaaatataaaaaaaatatgttcaaaaacCACGTGTTTTCAGCTTCAGTCACTATTTTCAGCTGAGTAAAAATGACAGGATAATagtataaatgaaagaaaacaaactcgGAATAAAGATCCAAGGATATATTTCAATGTAGAAAACTTTAAGCTTCAGTTCTGGCATGAATAGTAATCACTTTCATTGAAGATAATAAAAAGGAAGAGTGTTGAATACTAAAATCTATAAATTCTTCATATGAGTAATGTACTAGTGAAATAGAATGGGAagggatatggagaaaagacagaagtCTTTCTTATTCATGTAAAACTTAAATAGAATTTCTCCATTCAGGATAATATTGAAATAAACCAGTATAAAAGTAAgggttttgaaatttttctaattaataaaCAACTTAAAATAGTTAGACACACTTCAGGTTTTTTTTAGCCTCAAATATATGCTCTTATAGACTAAACTAATATTGGGAAGTTCCAGAAcaagttctttttaattttaccttgTGTTGAGactgagagagaaaagggaagttcCAGaacaagttttttcttttttaacttgtgttgaaactgaaagagaaagacctatctattttcttttaatctaaTAATAATTCCCCAAGATTGAAGGACACAGTCCTAACTAACCCACAACGTCTGTTTTGACTGGCAAGGGCTTAACTTTAagggatatttttttcttttttttccttgagattCCAAGAGATAATCAATTTTAACAGTTATAGTGCAAATCTGTGGTGGTGGGGATGGATTTTATGTCAGAATGTGGTTTTCCTTACCTTGACCTTGTAgcagaggaaaataattttccctccacCCTCTGTATTACCGGCTGACACCCTCTGTGATAAAAGTcaaattaacaagagaaaaacaaacagatttaTTATCCATGTTTACCTCATGTATATACGGGAGATACTCAAGAAAAATGGGTAAACTGTATGAGATGGCCCAAACCTCTACCTTGAATACTAGCTTCATATAACTGGCTaaagagaggtgtgtgtgtgtggtgtgtggtgtgtgtgtggtgtgtgtgtgtggtgtgtgtgtgtggtgtgtggtgtgtgtgcggggtgtgtgtgtgtgtgagtgtgtgtgtgtgtgcagtgtgtgtgtttgggggcggggggacaaTTCACAGGAAGATGAGAAGATGAAAAGTTTGGTAAACAAACGTTGTCCTGACATGCAGGTaagtcaaggaaaataaaaaatatctctggtgatagctcttTTCCTGGAACAGGCCCCCTTTCTAACGTAAATTTCCTTTGTAAGAGTAGATTTCTctcaaaaaaggtaaattttactctgtttttaGAGCTTCTCCTGAGTCTGTAgtttctcaaaataatctttatggCAAAGAggtatattttggggtggcatattctgcttcCCTTTAACATTTACTTCTACTTCattcccctctttcttcttttgaaaattttgCTCTTGAGCCTCCATTACTTCTAATGTACCATAACATAGCCGATTACAACCTGAGGTCTGAACCTCCATAACAGTCCCTTTACAAGTGGGGACAAAGTGTATGTCTGATAACAAGGGTTTATTGGCCAGCACAAAGTTTATATTCTTTGAAAACAAGACTTTCCACCTAAAATGCAGACTTCCATTTTCTCTTGAATAACTAAATAATTTGGAAATCATTGTCTGAGTTGTACATTTGTTATACATTTTaactgttgtaaaaaaaaaaaaaaaaagagactgttttgtaagcagatagggtagggggtccAGGGAGAAAGAGAACCACGCGTGGCTTTCTTCATATAAGATAAGCCAttttggggcttccttggtggtgcagtggttaagaatccacctgccaatgcagggaacacaggttcaagcgctggtctgggaagatcccacatgccacagagcaactaagcctgtgcaccacaactactgagcctgcgctctagagcccacgaggcacaagtactgagcccgggagccacaactactgaagcccgtgctccacaacaagagaagccaccgcaatgagaagtctgcgcaccgcaacaaagagtagtctctgctcgctgcaactagagaaagcccatgggcagcagcgaagacccaccagagctaaaaataaaaaacaaaacaaaacaaataaatgagtaaatttattaaaaaaaaaaaaaaaaagagagagagaagccatttttggcttaagccattttgtgatctaagcctggccacaatgtctgctcttgaacaggtctcagtactTAATGatcttaaggaaacaaaagaatacagaaaCAAACTGTTATCAgacaagagaagtaacaatagcaaagataacaaATCAGCTGTacagactcccagttctgtttcagtggtaaagattagcctgaagctCAACCACCAGATCACCTGGAAGCTAATGGATGATGCTGTTGACCTTTGTTAACCCTTCTGACTTCAATCAGCTAAAGCCTGGACTATGTCCACTGCCCAACCCCTAACCCCCCTCATGAATATGCAGACACtcttagcttaaaaattccccaattTTGCTCTTaagggagacactgctttgggaaagatcccacgtgttctccttacttgttgCAAGTAATCAATACTTTCTTCTTCTGCTCTTTGGCTTcgctgtgtcttttggctcaatACCCACCAAGAGACACACCCAGTTTTCTGGTAACAtacctgaaaataaaataaattaatatatttgattATTGCTTTCTCAAGTAACCATatatgaaaaaaagtgaaaaatatggcaaaaaaaataggaagaagttAGACATTTTTTCAATCTGATATTGGAAAAGTGAGATTAAAAATTCTGgtgataaaaacatttttcttcaaatcatatagtatttaaaatgtacaatggccgcaactagaaaaaaaaaaaaacacgcacagcagcgaagacccaacgcagccaaaaataaataaaataaaataaataaatgtattaaaaattaaaataaataaataaattaaaaaatgcacaataacacaaaattcttaaaaattaatcTCCTAATTTAAGTatagcattatttattttatttgttgcctattgatggacactttgatTGCTCTTACATTTGCGAAGATCAAAATTGATGTAAGAACATGTTTGAACCTTAGAAAAATCTGAGTGCTTTCATTGTTTCTAATAGATTTTgtccacaaaaaattaaacagttgatctaagaaagaactggaaaattTTATTCGGGCCAAATTTGAGGACTATAATCTGGGAAGAACATCTCTGAGAGCTCTGAGTAGTGTTCCACTCATTAGAAGTCAAGACACagtttatataagttttttgagacagagggatGTACATCAAATGACGTTTGGtagtttacataatccagatctaaACACCATGCAACCCTTGTGAGATCAAGAAGGAAAGTTATCTTTTAAGTAGTTGTCCCGttgatgctaggagaatgttgctccTCATGGTTAAGCAGATATTTCTGCTGATGGGAGAGGTTTGgttgatgcataatgcagatacacaacgTACAGTGTGggcagagaggaggccaaaggccAGAAGAAAATTTCTGTTTAAATGATTCTTATCTTGCCATaaagtatgaattttatttcacagttttCAGGCAGTTATCTTCAGTTCAGACGTACaaatatatcatctgcaaataatgataatttaattttaaattataatgtttATATTAATAATTCATCTTCTATTGGCTTATTCCTTCATAAGTATATTAAAAATTGTGGACATTCATAGTTTGTTCAGGTCTTTAAAGTACATACATTTTTTACCATTTTGTGTTAACCAATCTTGTTAAGGGAATGCAATTTATTCTATATACGTGTAGTAAAAAATTGTATGTTATATAtctgatatattatatatattatatagatagATTACAttgacaatatatatatatagatgttgaattttgttaaatatttatttggtaacTCAagattatttcttaatatttatttctaaatgtacttggttctttattaaaaatgagcaaaattgcATTCTTGTTAGCAGCTGCAAATGGTTGTGGAGTTATAGTCTGCTACAACACTAAATTCTATTTGTTagtattttacttaaaatgtctGCTCATTTTCATAAGTGAGATGACCAATATTTGAAAAGCATTTAGAGCAATTAATGGCGTATAGTAATGGTTTTATAAGTgctttaactatttttttaaatgtgtgagtTCTACTTGATTTTTTGATTTAAAACCTCTGTGTCTTATGTCTTaactttacatacaataaaaaaagaaaaaaactagccAATTCCTCCCATATCCAATCTCATACCTCATCTTATCTTCTTGAACTTTTCATGAAGCGTTGGTAATAATATTGTCTCCTACATAGCTTTATAAGAAGAGTATGTGCATACTTCCATGTCCTGTTTCATCTAATTTACACataatatattgaaataatattaagaataaacATGATTAAATTAGCACATATGcaattcttcatattttctatcacACACAAACAGTATTACAAGTATTTTACAATGTcagcatttataattatttaactaGATTATTTATCTagttaaaaaatccattttaactAGATTATTGATATCTTAGCTCATTATATTTAGGTGGATTCAATATGCATCATGTTTCTTCTCAtcaaagaacatattttattttttggttggctGGAATCTATAAGAAACAtggcaaataaataatttatattaatctTTAAGTAAACGTGACTACAACATGATTCCCTTGAGGcaacaaaaatgttaacaattttaaATTAGGATTTTAGACTTTGCCAGGCAACTGCTTGGTAACATAATAAtgactgatgatgatgatgataaaaataataatgatgtgtGAATGAGATTCTTTACTGTCAAATGATGTCAGGTTAACATAATTGGCCTAAAGTTGTGCTCAACACTACTCATTAACAGGAATCTGTGACttataaaaactcttagcaaaaatttcaaaaacttcttgcaataattttcaaatataagtttttaaaatatttcattctattATGAGACTACTTGTATTCTTGTGTGTGATTTATTATGTGTTGAGATTGTaaggacaaataaaaatgtaaaataagaacAATTCTCCTGgtgaaaataaggaaattgacatcacccctttccctttttctttagaaaaattgtaatgtaaatatttttgcaaacTGGATAAGACTTTGGCAGCATTATGACACAGGAATGCCTTTCTCAAGGGTTAAGTTGCTATCTCTGAAATGTAAACTCAAGGAAGAGGGAACTTCTATCTTCTAGTTCCCATGGGAGGAGTCTAAAAATTCTGGTGGGCTTCTTGCTCTAAGTTGCAAAACCACtttctataaaaaagaaatgaaagctagTTTCTCCTCTGGATAAAGCCAATTTAGCTAACACAGATAGTCACCTGAATTACCAGATGACTCTCAGATGGGATGAGCTATACATGACAAATGGTGCTATCCTGTCCTTTTACTTAAAGACTAGTTATTCATTTTGAAAACATACATGGAATAGTCCTACCTGCTTGGCTACCTAAAGGGTCAGAATCCTTTCTGTCTTTACATCTTTCAGTGGATTGTCTGTAATGAGCATTGCATTCCGGTTTAATGCTTATTTGataataaagtattttctttctctactacCTTTGTGGACAGGTTTTCTGAGTTGGgagaagattttgtttttaattacgtTTCCCCAACagacattgttttatatattttatgtagatCAATCAAACACTAATTACAAATTATGAAGTGTAAATATCTTCTTTTCAACACCTGAGAGAAATATAAAAGCATCACACACTAAAATTTGTATTGTAATATTTATTAGTGGAATTGTCTAATTTTATTTACTCGTGAAAAAATAATTTGACCACATATTCATGgattaattaaaaaactaaaaacatgaaGCAATTGCCTATTATATGCAAATTTCTCTATTTGGCTCTGTATGTACATGTGAGGGGGTAAGATAAATAAAGCACAAATCTTGCtgtaaaataactcaatttcctgaAAGATTTATACTCTCCTGAGGCAGGGAAAGTCATCAACTATAGTATAAGACAGAATGAAGTAAGCACCATTACTCCACCTACTTCATAACATGTCCAAAAGcagtaactctttttaaaaataaagctaaaggTAAATATGCATAGATGataatttcacattaaaaaaaagtgactgCCTTTCTGAGAATTCCAGTAGAGTCAGTGAAAGCTCCAGCTTAGATCCTGAGTTGTAGAATCACTAAGAATCATGTCCATAGGGTATTGAATACCACACTGACAGCAAAATGATACACTGTTGGTTTAAATGGGAGTGAACATCCTGTCAGACTTTATGACAAAACTCTTCTGAAAACTGTGTTaacatttaaagtttaaaaatgttttattacaaaaaagagaaaataccaaTAAGATAAACGAATGTGTGGATCCTTATCAATtagaatcatgaagaaataaagtaatTGTATTACAGAAGATCATATATTCAAATGTTTATTAGCATTTATGGTGACATAAATATTCAATTagaaataccaaaaataaaactaggaaaGTTCTCATTGGAATAATTTAATTAACATGACATAATAGAAATTGAAATAATCTTTATTtagaaacctttaaaaaataaaataaacgtaATGTTTATCTAATATACTTTCTAAAAAAACATAAAGTAGGAATAAGAAGAGTATGATTTCCTTTCATCACTGCAAAGAATTTGGAGAATTATACTGTCAAATTAAACTATCATAAAATGCACAAGACTGAAATgtcagtttcaaaaaaaaatgctaattttcttttaactcaagcaatattcaaattatagaaatataaaattattttaagaatgtgtatctgctatttttaaaatatatatttgctgatTACTACTTTACATCTTGTTGGTTGTTTTTCACTTGCAATAAAGATTCTAAAATCATAATCTTGTCACTTCACTGTGTGGTAAACAAATGTATGGAATAGTAACAATATTTGAGATATAAAATGTTCTTACACTTTTACTGATTtgtgttatatttatatttgtttaggCTGCAATTACAAAGTTCTGAAAATAGTAACCAGTTTAaagtttatattatattaatCTGATTGCAGAAATTTACATAAAAGTTAGATATAGTCATGCACACACTACTTCTTTTGAAGTAgagttttttatattaaattatctGTGTGACAGTATGTGTATTTTTGTGTGAGTTCCGCCGCTGCCTCAACCAAAATAGAGACTAAGGATTTATTTAAATGTAGTTTATTTTGAAAGTAATCCCCAAAgcaaggaaagaggaaccaaagctcaaatagattttttatttaatgataaTCAGTTTACACTGCCTCATATCAAAATGGTCACAAAAGAGTTCAAGTACGATTCAATGGCCCTTCAGCTGTAATGTCTCCAGAATATATTTATGATTATATCccttttttgaaatttctttaaaagaaagttaaaaaacaagCTTAAATTAGATAATACATTGAATCAATTTACTCTAGAGGATAAAGGAATATTACCAGAACTTTTCCTAGGGTCAAATTTTAAAGAAGAgggaatagatacaaaaaaagaaaaaaaaaaaaaaaaaaaggaaagaaaaggaaattattatactgaggaaaaataaaagttctacTTAAAAATAAAGGTATGTGTGAAGGTGTGTGGTGGGGGTGGTTAGATAACCTGCTTTATAAATGTACCTGCCGATGGTTCCAAACAGCACATCAATTTTTGTTCTACTATTAAATGCACAATACAAGAACCTGGTTTGCTTATTATGTATTGCGTCACCTTTTCTCAGTCTCGCCTTTGATTTTAGCCATGTGTTCGGTTTCCACTTGTCTCCCCGGGATCTTGAGTCCGTCTCTCACTCTCTGCTCTCATGTGCCTCTCCGTGCATGTCTTTAGAAGCTCACTCTTCACACAGGGAAGCAGAACCTTGAAATGTCCGGGGTCTTTGGCCTAGAGCGACAACTCTAAACCAATGGGAAATGGGAACTGACTGGTATACATCCTTCTTCCTGTTAATCCTTGAGTCTCAGATGGATAGCTATGAAGACCATTCCATATGTTCTTTGAAGTTTTCAAGTGGCCTGAGCCTAGTTTCCCTCAGAATCGACTAAGacactataattatttttttttttttaattttgctatttttttaactttttattttatattggagtacagttgattaacaatgttgtgttagtttcaggttacagcaaagtgattcggttatacatatacatatatctattctttttcaaattcctttcccatttaggctgttacataatattgaacaaacaaggacgtactgtataacacaaggaattctgctcaatattatgtaacaacctaaaaaAACACTATAACTCTTGCTTTCATCTTTGCTCATGCTCCCCAGGACTACTTCCAAAAAATCTACGTGCACAAAAttctgcctcaggctctgctttaaTGATGGTAGTTAGGAAAGACAAACTGAGATTTAAGAATTACCACACACCAAAATTTAGTATAATGTTAGTATAGAAATACTATTTATTCTACACTTTTAATTCAAGTGTTGCCTCAAATGACATTTCAATGTCTTGTAATCTtcttagatttgtttttttttttcatttaaatgtaaatttgaaAATCTTCTATACTGTGTTTGTATAAGTTTTACAAAgcaatattttagtattttattttgttgcttattttattgtattccttatttaataataataataattatgagtTATTTTACTATGCATTTCTTGGTTCTCTAAGTTACAATAGATATAATTATCAAATAGAAATATGATCACATTAGAAACTCTTATGATGCTTGGCAATGGCATAGCAAGGAGTACACAACAAAATCTTGTCCTTATTAACCCTTCTTATTGTTTAATGTTCCTTAATAATGGgttaaaaaacatgaaatagtAATATGTTAGGTAAGAATCAATTACTTTCAACTAGtctcctattttaaaatatttggcctCTGGATTTGGTTCTAATGGTCATAAATCATGTTGATAAGCTAATAGCTACTGGATAGTTTATTCACATTGTCTCATTTAGAGTTATTTATTCACTATTCTATCTGAATAGCATCTCCTGTTACTCTCTATCCTGTTACCTTGATAATTCTCATCCATGGCACTTATCAATAACTTGCATCCTATAATACACTTgtagatttatttgtttatttgccatTTCCCCCACTGGAATATAAACATGATGAAGACAAGGCTTCTGTGTTCTGTATCTGTGTGCATAGAAAACAGTAGATATTGaatcaatatttgttgtttaaaagaatgaaagaagttaCACAAAACCTTTGAAAAGAGGTTTTGTCCTGTTTCCAAGATGTAGCAAAGTATCAATACGTGATCTTATTCTATAGAGAGTTTTTAATGTGCCTGAATGAATATGGGCACCTGAAGGATGTCCCATTTGCTGCCCAGATCTCTGGCACATTTAGACCTATCTCATAATCAATTGGAGAGTCTCAAAGTGAAACAGAAACTTTATAAAACTCAATGCACTTTATGTTAAGATTACCTACTGTGATCTTTTCTAAAATGTGAAACTGAATGAATATTTCATTAGACATTTTATAAAGAAGTTTCAGAGTAGCAGGGATATGGCATATGCTATGTCAAAGAAATAGTAATATAGATGACATTGAAACGCTGACATTGTAAAATATTCATGACCGTATAAGTATCTATTAAGAAGCTGGAATCATAAAACCTTCTTGCATTGGAAATGCATCCTGTTTCCTCACTTAAGAAGACTAAGCAACGGGTGCCTACAGTAtacttattctctcacagtctctTTTTGATGCTCTCAGAATATGTAGGGGGGAAAAAGCTAGATATATGTAAATGCAAATCCTTAGGACTCTAAACAGATGTTTCTCTCTGTGAATAATCCTCTTAAGGAAACACTACTGACGGTGAAACTTCCCGTTGGCAGCCTCTTAGATGTTTGTCCTCTCTGTCTATCCCTGtcactgtctgtctgtctctgtcacacacatacacacacacacccacaactCCTTTTACTCATGCCTTTTAACtgaataattataaaaatcttaaaattatataatctgTTATCCCTTACAAAGAACTTTCTCATAATTATTTCATCCAACAGAAGCTCACCAGGCAGCAGCATGATGAGACATctttagatgagaaaatggaaattttgGAAAGTTTGGAATCTTCTCAAAGATTTCGTGTCCAGATGTCAGACATGGAACTGAAGGCAGCCTTTCTGATTCTAATTCTGATAGTGGAGGAAAATCCTATGAGCTCCAGCTTTAATTTTTCCTCCCCCTCCtaattctccttcttcttctccccccacccttctctctctctcctctctcccttcctctatttttctatcacacacacacctacTTATATCACAAAATCAACATTTATTTCCTCAAAATCAGTTATAGTTTGATTTGGGAGTTGCCTTTCTTccctaaacagaaaacaaatgtatatttcCCATGCTGAGGTACTGAGACTATACAATTTTATTACTAAATATCTGatgattagtttttatttttgagtaataTTATTAAAaggctgacattttaaaatattttaaattgtatacttatttattttttattgaagtttagttgatttacaatgttgtgttagtttcaggtgtacagcaaaatgattcatatatatatatatatatatatatatatatatatatat
Protein-coding regions in this window:
- the LOC103015054 gene encoding 60S ribosomal protein L36a-like, whose protein sequence is MVNVPKACWTFCKELKTPCGNHQPHKVTQYKKGKESLYAQGKRPYDRKQSGYGGQTKPIFQKKAKTTKKIVLRFECIEPNCRSKRMLTIKRCKHFELGGDKKRKHQVIQF